One genomic region from Epinephelus fuscoguttatus linkage group LG8, E.fuscoguttatus.final_Chr_v1 encodes:
- the fabp10a gene encoding fatty acid-binding protein 10-A, liver basic has product MDFNGTWQVYSQENYEEFLRAMELPEDVIKMAKDIKPITEIKQKGNDFVVTSKTPGKSVTNSFTIGKEAEITTMDGKKLKCIVNMEGGKMVCKTGKFCHIQELKGGEMVETLTMGSATLIRRSKKM; this is encoded by the exons ATGGACTTCAACGGAACATGGCAGGTCTACTCCCAGGAGAACTACGAGGAGTTCCTCAGGGCAATGG AGCTCCCAGAGGATGTCATCAAGATGGCCAAGGACATTAAGCCAATTACTGAGATCAAGCAGAAAGGCAATGACTTTGTTGTCACCTCCAAGACTCcgggaaagtctgtgaccaaCTCCTTTACCATCGGCAAGGAGGCTGAGATCACCACCATGGACGGCAAGAAGCTCAAG TGCATTGTCAATATGGAGGGTGGCAAAATGGTCTGCAAAACCGGCAAGTTCTGCCACATCCAAGAGCTCAAGGGAGGAGAGATGGTTGAG ACTCTGACCATGGGCTCAGCCACTCTCATCAGGAGGAGCAAGAAGATGTAA